Part of the Dermatophilus congolensis genome is shown below.
TCAGTGGGTTCCTGAGTTGGCGCATGTGTCGGGTGGGGCTGTGCATATGCCATGGAAGGCGCCGGATGGGTATGCGTGTGGCTATCCGTTGCCGGTGGTGGATCATGCGCAGGAGCGTGCTGAGGCGTTGCGCCGGTATGAGGCTGCGCGTCGTTGAGAGGGCGAGTGGTGTTGGGTGGCGGTAGTTTCGTTGTATGAGCATGCGTGGTGTGGGACAGGAGTGGCGGGGGCAAGCTCTTCATCTGACGGGGCGTATTAATGTTTCGGCAGATGATGTGCGTGATGAGGTGTGGGTGGTTGGTGGGCGTATTACGTTTACGCGGCCTGTGGGGGTGGAGGTGGAGCGTATTTCAGGGCATGTATTGCCTGGCTTGGTGGACGCGCATTGTCATGTGGGGTTGGAGTCGCAGGGGGCGGTTGAGCGGGGGCGGGCGCTAGAGCATGCGTTGGCCGAGCGTGATGCGGGGGTGTTGCTCATTCGGGATGCGGGTAGTCCTGCGGATACGCAGTGGTTGGATGAGCGTGGTGATGTGCCTCGGATTGTTCGGGCGGGGCGTCATATTGCGCGGACGAAGCGGTATATCCGCAATTATGCGCATGAGGTAGAGCCGGAGTTGTTGGTGGAGTGTGTTCGTGGTGAGGCGCGTCGTGGCGATGGGTGGGTGAAGTTGGTGGGGGATTGGATTGATCGTCAGCGGGGTGATTTGTCGCCGTGTTGGCCTGTAGAGGTGCTTGGTGAGGCTGTGGAGGTGGCTCATGCGGAGGGTGCGCGGGTGACGGCGCATTGTTTTGCTGAGCAGTCGTTGCGTGATTGCGTTACGGCAGGGATTGATTGTGTTGAGCATGCGACGGGGCTTGTTGTTGACACGATTGAGGCGTTTGCTCGGGCTGGTATCGCGATTGTGCCGACGTTGGTAAATATTGCGAATTTTCCTGATTTTGCTCGGGCCGGTCGGGCGAAATTTCCTTCGTATGCAGCGCATATG
Proteins encoded:
- a CDS encoding amidohydrolase family protein, whose translation is MSMRGVGQEWRGQALHLTGRINVSADDVRDEVWVVGGRITFTRPVGVEVERISGHVLPGLVDAHCHVGLESQGAVERGRALEHALAERDAGVLLIRDAGSPADTQWLDERGDVPRIVRAGRHIARTKRYIRNYAHEVEPELLVECVRGEARRGDGWVKLVGDWIDRQRGDLSPCWPVEVLGEAVEVAHAEGARVTAHCFAEQSLRDCVTAGIDCVEHATGLVVDTIEAFARAGIAIVPTLVNIANFPDFARAGRAKFPSYAAHMLDLYGRRYETVSAAHEAGVPIYAGTDAGGRVPHGLLALEVVELAKTRLGNVGAVGAASWAARSWLGYPGIEEGAPADFVVYLDDPREDVRVMVRPHCTVLGGVVW